In a genomic window of Deinococcus aquiradiocola:
- a CDS encoding acyl-CoA thioesterase: MSRTLVVPPPAHPSAADGTTSCAPAATAEQLRLRRFSLRLTVQSAELDELGHVNNVVYLGWIEQVARAHAESVGAGFAEMSATGVVAVVRKHSLHYHRSALLGDEVEIQTQIETGGGLRAVRQNRIVNATTGELLVDGETEWVWINPQTGRPKRPPQELLSRFGY; encoded by the coding sequence GTGAGCCGAACTCTGGTCGTTCCCCCTCCTGCACACCCGTCCGCTGCCGACGGGACCACCTCGTGCGCCCCGGCCGCCACGGCCGAGCAGCTGCGGCTGCGCCGCTTCAGCCTGCGCCTCACGGTGCAGAGCGCCGAGCTGGACGAGCTGGGGCACGTGAACAACGTCGTGTACCTCGGCTGGATCGAGCAGGTGGCGCGCGCGCACGCCGAGTCGGTCGGGGCGGGCTTCGCGGAAATGTCCGCCACGGGCGTCGTCGCGGTCGTCCGCAAACACAGCCTGCACTATCACCGCTCCGCCCTGCTGGGCGACGAGGTGGAAATCCAGACGCAGATCGAGACGGGCGGCGGCCTGCGCGCCGTGCGGCAGAACCGTATCGTGAACGCCACGACCGGCGAACTGCTCGTGGACGGCGAGACGGAATGGGTGTGGATCAACCCGCAGACGGGCCGCCCGAAACGCCCGCCGCAGGAGCTGCTCAGCCGCTTCGGATACTGA